The genomic region agtcgttgccaacgcttgagtgggcgttcattgaaggcgatcctgatatgcgcttcgctcagtcagactcggcattctcaagtgcggcgataacgctcgagtgggcgaagcacttcaaccgatgctcgtgggagaaatctgctactgtacagaaacgtcagcttgattttgaagagtggtttgggtgtaatgagcaccttcaggatacaaataaccgcttggttactcacgatatgcctcccgcggcgaggccttatgatgaggctgtatggcggctgctcgttatcgacggcttcacaggccacggctcattcgaattacgagaatatatgataaagttcaatattctcgtagcatttcttccgcctcattcaacgcatatactccagccgatggatgtaggcgtatttcaattctgaaggaagcgcatcagaagaagcttcgtgaggcgttgcggaagggaaatcttacctttggccggcgtgcctttgcaggagcttttcaggtatgtgccttcttaatcagccttcaccgaaaaaggccccttttctcaccaaaatcaggagatctttaatgaaggcttcactgccgctcacatcatctcgggcttccaaaaacgggcatctaccctcccacagaccgacctgccatagaatattttctcaggaagcagctcaagaagaagaagaccttcacgcctgctcatttctcacttcttccctcagatatgcgatttcacgccgcttccagcaccgccgagaccatcggcgagcgatatcacgatatcctcagttctcctacgctcgcagggctccggcacattcgcaacatcgttcatgaagctgtggtgcttgaggatgttatcaaaagtacgtggatgatcgaagaactcgcatcgaaaagcggtatcacgagagaaagcgaggccgccgcgcaaagactgtctctgaccttattcctacagtatcgctgcaagatctgcgagatcaacaagaggaggctatcgccgacgataagaagaagcaacataagcagggtatacgattaacacgatctgtcatcatcaaggagatgaaccgcctcaaggatgagtggcgagagaataaagaagttatcgtcaacggcataccaaagaggctgcagttcaagcagtggttggagcacacagggaagcaatatgactatttatctatggatacacagcgttcacaaatgactcaagcactgaaagaagagactgacggctatatgatagatacacaactccctgatgatgtgcgtgaagctatccgcaaggcacagtatgccgcgaagcccctcagcgccgttgatctcaccggcctccctcacagtgatgatacggtcactttcaacctcacacaagcacacgagcacgaggaaatggatgaagaagacgagattcttcctgtaattgaagtcgccggcggcagcgaagtcgagatgccctcatcgccgccctgtgcacctgactctgagtcatcactacctacacttccctcaactccttgtccctatcaacaccacacgcagcttcatgagtcacttcgtgatatcatcaggggaataagaacggcacaagaagatagccttattggctaagaaaacagatatacggcacattttggcagggaagctgtttcccttgccagagcatcaccagagccgtcgcagtcatttctcccactctgaaatagccaataaatcaatagaagcttcaaactacgccttttcatcagtttgagcctattttgacaagatttgagtgtcatttgattgaaaaaaatggtattttggtgcaaatcacgccaagtgggcatcttccgggatgtctcacacttttcgccttgtctcatacttttgtggccaactaagcttgcttagttggcaccccctcccggctagccaacgagtaacgtgcttgataagcttaTGCACCAGACAAGTATGTGcaccaaaaatccctcaccttacaacatttccatctgatcagatacttctcaACCATCAAATATGCCTCAATCATCAGatgaagctagaatccttcttgcacttcgagcccttcaaaataacccaaaattaagtctccgacgtaCTGCAGATATCTATAAGGTCAACTATTGGAAGCTACGTCGACGTCAtaatggcattcaatcgcgaTGCGATTGGATTCCAAAGTCACGGAAACTATCTCATCTAGAGGAACAGATAATAGTCCAATTcattcttgacctagattcgcgaggattTCCATCGCGACtgcgttttgtggaagaaatggccaattctctactAGCTGATTGCGATGCATCACccgtcggcaagcgctgggctcataacttcatcaagcgacaaccagagctaaagacgcgtttatttcggagatatgactaccagagagccaaatgcgaagatccgactattattcgtggctggtttaggcttgtacagaacacaattGCAAAGTATGGTAtccgatcagatgatatctggaactttgatgagactggctttatgatgggcgtcaTTATGGCCGGAATGGTTATCACAggttcagaaaggcaaggaaggccaaaatcagtgcagcctggaaatcgtgaatggattactgtaATCCAGGCGATTAATGCGGAAGGTCAATCAATCgcgccgtttatcattggtgcaGGCCAATATCATCTTGCGAATTGGTACCGAGAATGCGACCTCCCAGgtgattgggttattgcaacaagccaaaatggatggacaaataacgagctgggtcttgagtggctaaagcactttgatcgatctACAACCAACCGATCAACTGGTCCCTATCGTCTTCTGATCCTTGATGGTCACGAAAGCCACCACTCTACCGATTTCGAGAGATATTGCcaggatcacaagatcatcacgCTCTGTATGCCTGTCCATGCATCTCATCTACtacagcctcttgatgttgggtgCTTTGGGCCGCTGAAACAggcttatggtcgagaaatagagcatctgatcagatgctctgtAACCCATATTTCCAAGACTGAGTTCTTTTCTGCCTTTTATGCCACATTTAAAGCCACCTTTACTGAAAGCAATATCCGGGGGGGGGTTAGAGGAGCTGGTCTTGCTCCTCTTAACCCAGAAAATGTGATCTCGAAGCTTGATGTGCAgttacggactccaacgcctcccgAGGAGGCTGCTAAACCATCGACCACTTGgacttcaaagaccccaacaacagcaattgaGGCCCAATCTCAGTCTGAATACCTTGAAAGGCGAATCAGAAGGCATAAGAGTAGCTcaccagagtcaataattgaaGCTATAAGGTCTAGTACTAAAGCAACAAAGGCAGCTTTACATCGGCTAGCCTTAGTAGAGGCTAGGTTAAAGGATCTTGAACaagcaaataagatactaagccggcgccgaaGGTCAAAAAGGACcagactacagaaaggaggggcaATGACTGTACAGGACGCAtcgcaagtaattgatcagatggatgttgatgcgcaggtagTGGCTGAATCATCTAGAAATGGTgctcgaggaaggtcggaGCGACCGGGTggtcggcgttgtggtgtatgtgGCAAGGCCgggcataatgcaaggacctgtaaGATAGATATTCCAGCCTCTGTTAatgagtatagtgagtagttttaattaattagatagATTGTGGTTATTTTAAAGAGGTTTGATGTCTTGAGGCTAGGACTTTTGGTGCACATACTTGTCTGGTGCAtaagcttatcaagcacgttattccatatggattaattaatccatacgcgtatggatagaaagcctgttCTAAGGTAGAGAAATTGACGTCAGGAATCTGCTTATCCACGCATTTCTATTCGCCAAGCCTTTTATCTTCAGCCTATCAATGCATTTGCATTCCAATGGCTTATCAggtgtcacagctcgaagtcagaccagcctaccctagagctacaagtagatcagatcacgtggcgatacgttatcgctgagactttagttcaccgactagatagatcctgaacgtagctcctcgagctacgtcttgtcaataaagcctgacctgcctgcagtgcctatccgtagcaatagaaccgaTTCCGCcagaagcgttccccgttcacctgtacTACCCGCCCGTGACACCCCCCTCCTTGCTTTTCCTGTGCACCCGTCAGGGAGGGGTTTTTATGCTCGAAAACGCCGCCAAGCCCTGATTGGTTGACCTCTTTGCTATGACCCATAAAGTCAAACCTTAAGTACGTCATCCTGGCTCGGCCCGCTCGGGAACATCCGAGAAACGTAATCGAATCCGGCAACAGCCGAGATGTCATAACTATACAGGATTGGCTGTTATATCTCTCTTAGTAGTCAATAATGCACGTAAGGCTTATTGAAGTAAGGACAGTATATTGATAGCTAGTAAGCTAAGTTATAAAAAAGTGCTAATAAATGTCTCCTATCCTTTATGTAATGTACGGGATTAGGGAGGTTGTCGAGCAATTAGTGCTAATTGCTAGGTCTTAGCACTAATCGGAAGTCTTCGAACACTAAGCTATAAGAAGGAGAAATATGGTAGGGTACATGTGATGTAACAACGGGGGTCATAAcatgtaacggttgcacctaaccactaagccacagggcatACTGGTTGAGTAACTTGTTGTTTTAGCGTTTAAGCGCCATCAGGGCTCTGGCAGAGAACACCTAGTCCAAGCTTTAAGAGTATTTTAGTAAATACTTATCCCTTGCTAATATTAGGTGTTTGTAGAGAAAGGTTAACTTACAATAGGGATAGTACAGCAACGGGCACGCTTGCCAATACTGGCACAATTGGTCTTGAAGCTATTGATGCTTGTAGGAGCAATAGTAGCTGTTTCAGTAATTAGCCTTTTTCTGATATTccaataaaagataattgtTAGTTATTACTTACGGTTGACacagtcaacatcaacaatatcaccaacaccagcactACAGCACTGAGTCTGGCTATAGAGAGTTCCAGGGCAGGCATCAaaattgctgctgctgccgccgccgtcaccaccaccataaCCAGGAGGAGTAGCGAGGACGCCGGCGAAGAAGATAGCGAGAACTGGGAGGAACTTCATTTTAGAGAGGTAGATGTATTGTTTTGGGATGGTAAAATATAATTGAATGAGATTAGAGGGGTTGCAAGATACTGAAAGAAGGAGAtaatgaggatgaagagaatagaaagataaaagaggaggtagaggcagtatttataaatattcttaggTTTTATCAGAGGGTGACTGGAGGTGGCTGACTGGTCATGCATATTGGCGCTGGTGGTTAAAATTACCCTCAAAAAGTCTGAGAACACCACACAGTGGCACATATTAAAACTGCTagttactttatttaaaagtaaataaaactatttaactattaaatagtattagtTATATAACCTTgaaatttttaataagtattttagttatttttaaaattcaGTTTTAAAAAGTAGAGAAATTAGGATTTAAAGCGGGATACTGTACAAGCGTTCTCAGACGTTTGGCTATTGGTAAATTTTAGGTAGGTTTCAACGCTTAGGTGCCCGGATCTAATTGCGAGCCGAAGAGCCCGCTCAGATATTTACGAGATATGTGGTGCGGCTCGGTACGCTTAGATAGCCGGGGATTTGGGGTTCAGATTGACATGTACAATGAAACCCTACAAGTGCCGTGATCTGCCATCACAATGGGCCCCAGAGTCGCGCCCatgcctctttctcttaCCAGTTAACTTCGATACCTGCTTATGTCACGCTGGGCGCAACAGGACCGCCAAGCTGAAATCGATGAGCATGATGCGGTCATGCTCGTCGGTTTCAATACGACGATACTGCGGGGTTCCTACATTGTTAAAGATTTATTGGCAGCGGCAGCAACCACCACAACATGGTTTTCCATTATCACGAGATGGAGCTAGCATAGACCTTTCACTGGCTGTTAGAAGATATACACCGGGGCAGGCCGTTCTAGACTTGGGGGATTTAACACGCGGTGCGGGACGGGACCTTTCAGCTCCCCACTATTGACTCTTGGCGTCCAATCAAAGACGGAACTGATAGCTTCCAAGGCTCACACAGCACAATTCAGGGATGGCTGAGGCCTGTTGCTTTGTTATCTgcaagggttgaaaatatgcagccgcttcccttttcatcAATGCCCAGCGCGGCCATGCAACTAACAATGATATTTAAACGAATCATGATGTGGCTGCTCTGTTCTCAAGAAAATGGAAAGGAGACTTTCTCGCACACGGGTACGCTTCCGTTCGTCCGGTGAGGCTGACATGCCATTTTAAGTTGATGCTGGTTCATCTCTTCGTACCTAAGCCAATGGCCACATGCAGCCGAAGGTCTCATTATGAGAATTGATAGTCTCCCGATAGCTTTATTCTCGAGGGTCATCAGTTGACTCTTCCATCGAGGTTGGGCTGTGATGGACCGATAGGGTGATCTCTAAATGACTAAGGCAGCACAATTCACCACTGGGGTTCCAGTTCAATCTTAGTTTAGGTGCCTAAAGATTGAGAGTCTCAGAGCTGGGGATTTTCTGGGCTGACATATTCCTATAATCTGAAAACAGTCTGTTGTGAAcaggctggcggtccattccatttccatccacgcagcttctcgtagaatggatggacgTCCATTTAGGCCCACCTTGAATGGAATGAATGGGAATAGACGCTAAGAGTGGGCCCGTGGAATCCAGGCCTTAGCGTTGCATTCATCACGTACATGGGACATCCTGTTTTCAATagttcttcttgaaaagcCGAAACATACATGACAGTTGAAAGCTGAAAGTCCTGTGTGACTCGGCATCATTGTAATTGGAACATTCAGAGGGTTAGACATGATGGAATGGTGAGGCGATTGTAACCGCCACTATTGTGCTGATTTTTCTGCAGTGTTGGCAATATTTCCCCACCTCGAAGGTTTGTGATGCTTGCTCGAGCTTCGCTAAATTGAATATTGCAGGAGTGATATAATTGGTGCGGTATTGATGAGCCCCGAGGTCTCTGGTCTGCAGCGTTTCCCAAGGTCACGAGAGGCACGTTCTTTTCTCATGCGAATAGCCACTTATCAGTCATGACCTCATTAAAATGGGCCCATGAGGCATTCGTGACGGACGAAAAGAGAAATTCCTGCATATTCGACATGATGTTCTCGCAATTGCCTCAAACCTGAGACATGCAGCCAGCTCTGCCGTCTGTCGTATGCATGCTATAATTCAATCGCGGCCGCTCCGCAACAAGCGGCTGAGAGCTAAGTCGGCCAACTTTCCGGCCGCGAAAAGAGATGTTGTGTTATTATCAACTGAGACATCACAAAGAGATCCCGTAATAGCCAGTTGCAATAAGACATGTTACGTTTCATTTTCGTAGGCCAGACCGGACTACAGTTGTTGCAACTCAACAGTTACCGTTTTTGCGGGTCCCTAATGCACCTTGCAGGTAGGGTATATTACTGACACATCACTTAACATACTCGAATACGGTGGGTGGCACTCCTAACCCTCGTGGGTGTAGCTTCTTGGTCGCTCACCACTATTTGAACTGTAGCATAGACTTAGACTCATTGGCTGACTCCTCGCGGTGCCAAGGCAGCTTCAGTTACGCAGTGTCAGTGTCTTGCAGCAAAGAGGGCATCATATCATGAGCTAGTGTGCCCTTCATCAGCTACTAAGAGATCTTTGAGGCGCGCCGATCTTAGCCTAAAGAATCTTATCTTGCAGGGTTGGAATTTCAGCTCCCCACTCTTCAAGGtatgtcagccctcaatttGGCCCAAACTCTACTGTCGCAGTTTTCAGGGGCTTCACCCATTACTGGATAGCTTAGCGTAGCTATCTCCTTGACTGCGCGGGGGCTACCATCGCGTACCGGACAGGGGCTTGATCCAATCAAAATGCCGCAAATGAAAGGTACTTCTTTTCCCACCTATTTTCTATGGTGATATAAGTCAAAGCAATACACCGAGTTACATAAAGCAACGTCACACAGCCCGCAACCGTACCTCGATTTTGGCGCCTCCTTCCTGCCCCTATTCGTTAATCTCGGCCAAGGCACGCTCTTGTGCCTGTGATCTCGCAACACCACAGCGATGGCCTAGGCAGGCGTGGCAGCGGCTATTCTTGGTGCGCCCTCTGTAGATAAGCTGATGGTCCGGATGACTGAGGTTATCGTGACCTGATCTATATAGCTTCCTTCCTTTGTAATCGGGGCTGaaagcggcgatgagggcatcaaCAATACAGCTTCTCCACGCCGTTTGCGACTTGTATCTCTTCCAACTTGGGTTGCCgtgaagctgaagaagatAGCTATTAACAAGAGCTATTTCAAGGAGGAAAGTCCAAGCTAGAGCCTGCCAAGGGCCCcaaggttccgatcaactacaccaaCTACACTTTTCGACCCAGAGTAGTGTaaggggccccatagggacacgcctaggcgcctctccacttctgcacgcgtaggcgtgcggattatgttAGCCCCCAATTTGGCACAACTCTACAACTGCATTTCGAGTTTTGAGGCTGGCGGGTTTTAGAATCCCGAGATTGAGAACGGCAATGAATtcctaattattaagctGAATATAATTCCCGCTGCTCTTTTCTATCATTCTTAGCCGCCTTCCAGATGTTGCGTATGCCTCTTCTGCTAGAAAAAGGATTGCTTTCTATCTCTGCCGCTACCTGAGCCTCCACCCGATTATCTTCTGCTTTACTCTAATCTAGGTACgctataatctctttcttAGTAGCTTGCTTTGTTATACCGCAAAGGTAGACCTAATGCCCTCCGATACTGCTGGTTAGTTTTGACGCTCCCATGAGGCTGCGCCTTATACTAATCATCTCGAGTAGCAATATATCTCCGATAGataatgtttatattgcgcagtagtgctgggtgaaaatgtattttataaaacttgattgttcattattgatatgagagttcttctcgggtttatatctctagatgatttcatctaggactttgaactctaaatctaggactttcagtctgacagtctaaaccctgaaaggaagggggatccccggattttccaacagatATTGCGAGGCAAACAAGATCATCACCCTCTGTATGCCGCCTTATTCATCCCATCTGCTCTAGCCTCTTGacgtcgggtgctttgggccGCTGAAGAAGACGTATAGTCGACAAATTAAGCATCTGATgagatgctctataacccatATTTcgaagaccgagttctttcCCGCCTTTTATGCAGCCTTTCAAGCCGCTATTACAGAAAGCAATATCAAGGGAGGTTTTAGAGGAGCTGGGCTTGCTCCTTTtaacccagaaagtgtaatctcaaagcttgatgtgaagctgcggactccaacgcctgccGAGGAGGTTGCTGAACCCTCGACCccatgggtttcaaagaccccaaagacagtaCTTGAGGTCAAATCTCAGTCCGAATACCTTATGAGACGATCAGGAGGCAtcaaggttccgatcaactacaccgAAACCCACCGGTTGATCGATTGGTGTATTACTCATAcacttacatcaatcaacctGAACCCTCGACGTGATCAACTACCCTACATCGGCGACCCTGGTTGATGTAGGTGTAGTGGATTTTTGCAGCGGTGGACTTTTAGTGGGACAAGGTATCCAGTTTTGGACATCTGGATCCACCCTGTTAGGAGGTACTGTCTTTTGTGAGGGTTAGCAGGGCCACACAGACTTTAGTATTTCCTAACTTATTTTCGGGCCCCCAGTAGTTATAGAGGATATCCTGGGGTAATTTCCCGTACAGGTCCAAATTTTCATCGATCTGTTTGACGCATTCACACCTCCCGTAATGGCCGATCCTTTAGAAGACAAAGTCGTTGAGACCTCTCCACCAATTCTTTCACCACCAACGTTACTAGCTGATGCCCAACAGCTACAGGAAGAACGTCTGTTTCGTCATTTCCGCGGCTGGCTCTTCTCCGAGCGCGCAAAGGACACCTCCTCCTGGACTTGGGACTACGGGTATGATATCCAGCGGGCTCATGAGCGAAGATGGGTATGCAAACTCTGCATTCACCAACGAGTCCCCCAGCCGAAGAACTTCACACATACTGGTCTTCAAAATGCCAGCAAACATCTGTTCAAAGAACATCATATTCGGGCGCTAGAGGGCAAGACGAAGTCTTCGACGCAGTTGAAAGCGGAAagcgtcgagaagcagcaccGCTCAATAGCTGATACCTTGACGCTCGATCCGGAAAAGCCGCGGGAGCAGGCCATGGCGAACTCCTTCgtcaagaactttgacaGGGACCATTTTCAACGGATGGTGATGCAATGGATCGTTAAGAGtaatctttcctttctcacggtcgaagacgaggatctcCGAGCCATATTCGATTATCTTAGTCCATCAGTGTCAATACGTGGTGGCCACTTATCTGCAGATACCCTCAGGACCAGGATTATCACTGAGTATCAACGACACCGCCACACCGTTATCGACGTCCTTCGACAATCTCCCGGCCTGATTCACATCTCTTTCGATGGCTGGACGTCGGGAAACCGGCATACCTTGTACGGAATCGCTTGCTTCTTCAGAGATGAGCACAACAAGCCCCGTAAGATTGTGCTGGGTGTGCCCGAGGTTTCCGTACGCCACAGTGGATCGAATATTGCAGCTCAAGTCCTTGATATCTTGACAGCCTACCAGATTACCGAGAAAATAGGATATTTCACGCTTGACAACGCAGAGAATAATGATACAGCGACGGGGGCCATTGGTCGTGAACTAGGCTTCACTGGTGCGTCTCGCCGAGGCCGCTGTTTCGGTCACACAGTCAACTTGTCAGCAAAGGCGTTGCTCTTTGGCAAGAACGCAAGCGCTTTCGAAGAGCAACTCTCCGGCGCGTCGGCCCTGCCGGAAGAAGACTGGGAATCATGGAGGAGCAAGGGCCCCGTTGGGAAGCTTCATAACCTTGTCTATGACATCTTTCGGTCCAACAGATTGATGTACTTGCTGCgagatcttcaacaagaTGCAATCAGCAAAGCCAGTTCGTTAAGGGAACGATCGAGGAAGCCACTTACCGTGGTGCGAGACAATAATACCCGCTGGCTTTCCCAACTGTACATGATCCGTAGGGCACTCAAAATTCGGCCATATCTTATCTTACTGGTGGTAAAGTACAAACAGGAGTGGGAAGATGAGAATAGGTCGAAGAGGACGGGTCAGGTCAGGAAGTCCGCAAAACTGCCACGTATCTGCGAGGAGGAGAACAAGCTAACGGACAGCGACTGGGAAGCCCTCCAGTGCCTGGAGGAGATATTGACGCATTATGAGAATGTAGCGAGGGCTTTGGAGGGTGACGGACAAGTTAGAAAGAGAAGGCGAGGGTTTCTGGGCTCATATGGTAACATATGGGATGTGATTCTAGGTTTCGAAGAGCTCCTCTCGAAACTAGAGCAATACAAATTGCTTGCAGCAGGCTTTCCCGACGCCGAACAGTTCAGGATCGGGATTAATCTCGCCTGGGACAAGCTTGAAAAGTATTATTCAGCTCTAGATGAAACACCCATCTACTATGCCGGTCTTGCTCTCCATCCTGCATACAAGTGGGCGTATTTCGAGCACACTTGGGACACCCATCCAGAATGGGTCGACAAGGCTAAGGAGATAGTTTACCGAGTTTGGAGGACCGAGTACGCGAATTCCGATATCCTCTCTCAAGCAGACGAGTCAGACGACCAACGTCCAGCAAAAAGACGCAAGTTCTTCAGCCCATTCGAGGCCAACAGTCGTCATATGCCGGCAAGATACGACTCTTCAGACGATGAAGCAGTCAAAGGTGATGAATACGAGACATGGCAAGGTAGCCGCGAAGCGAGTGACAGGAGAGTTCGCGATCCTATTACGTACTGGCATGAAAGGAGGTTGAAATACCCTCGACTTTCGCGGATGGCGTTGGACTTTTGACCATTCAGCCAATGTCTGCAGAGTGCGAGAGGCTCTTTTCAGCTGCAGGAAGAATGGCGGTGCCGTCGCGAAGCCTTCTGGATGCCCAAATTATCTCCATCTGTCAGGTATCGCGGTCATGGTATAGGGCTGGGATCGTCAAGGAACTGGATCCGATGTTGATCTCGTGGCGCGAGGAAGAGCAGATTTATGAGGGTCTTGGGATGAGTGATGGCGAATTAGCAGAACAAGCAACGGCATGGCTGAGGGCTCAGGGCGACGAGGGAGAGAGTGAGGGTAGTACCATCCATGATCAAGAGCGCAAGTCACGTGAGCGAAGTGTACGACAAACCAACCGTCAACTACATCCACCAAAGGCGCTGGTGTAGCACACTACACCCACTACACCGGACAGCTGCTTACATAATTTACACTTACACTACTCTGGGTCGAAAAGTGTAGttggtgtagttgatcggaaccttgCTGCCAATATGCGATGGGGTCCCGAATATTGGTGTCTGTTGGAACCCA from Fusarium poae strain DAOMC 252244 chromosome Unknown contig_2, whole genome shotgun sequence harbors:
- a CDS encoding uncharacterized protein (SECRETED:SignalP(1-16)) encodes the protein MKFLPVLAIFFAGVLATPPGYGGGDGGGSSSNFDACPGTLYSQTQCCSAGVGDIVDVDCVNPTIAPTSINSFKTNCASIGKRARCCTIPILGLGVLCQSPDGA